Proteins encoded within one genomic window of Formosa agariphila KMM 3901:
- a CDS encoding helix-turn-helix domain-containing protein, whose product MEILSDFVKARRKEVNLTQEEFAERAGVALTVIRKIEQGKTNLNLDKANQVLKMFGHVLAPVNLKTLPEDETS is encoded by the coding sequence ATGGAGATATTATCAGATTTCGTAAAAGCCAGAAGGAAAGAAGTAAATTTAACTCAAGAAGAATTTGCTGAACGTGCAGGAGTTGCCTTAACGGTGATAAGAAAAATTGAGCAAGGAAAGACAAACCTAAATCTAGACAAGGCAAATCAAGTTTTAAAAATGTTTGGACATGTACTTGCTCCAGTAAATTTAAAAACTTTACCAGAAGATGAGACAAGCTAG
- a CDS encoding HipA N-terminal domain-containing protein codes for MRQARILYGDIYCGLLTETNDGEYTFKYDETYVSKYPNLFITFTMPVREAAYSEKRLFPFFEGLIPEGWLLDIATKNWRINRNDRMGLLLACCQNCIGAVSVEPLNIDHG; via the coding sequence ATGAGACAAGCTAGAATTTTATATGGAGATATTTATTGTGGCTTGCTTACAGAAACGAACGATGGCGAGTATACATTTAAATATGATGAAACTTATGTTTCGAAATATCCTAATCTGTTTATTACATTTACCATGCCTGTTCGGGAAGCGGCTTATTCTGAAAAAAGGTTATTTCCATTTTTTGAAGGTTTAATTCCTGAAGGTTGGTTATTAGATATAGCAACGAAAAACTGGCGAATAAATAGAAACGATCGCATGGGACTTTTATTAGCCTGTTGTCAAAACTGTATTGGAGCAGTTAGTGTTGAACCTTTAAATATCGATCATGGGTAA